One Catenulispora sp. GP43 genomic window carries:
- a CDS encoding amidohydrolase family protein, protein MTGKTDVAAARYTVVSADGHAGADLLDYRPYLESKYHEQFDAWAAAYVNPYEDLLHGDAERNWDSARRLADLERDGIVAEVLFPNTIPPFYPSMSLSAQQPSAEEYELRWAGLRAHNRWMADFCAQAPGRRAGTCQVLLGNMDEAVAEVRWAREHGLFGGVLLPGTPPGTSVPQLYSDVYEPLWAVCEELDMPINHHAGSASPEIGQEPAGRAVFMMEITWFAHRALWHLIYGGAFKRHPGLKFVLTEQGSGWVPGVLEMLDYYHRALVRRMSSAMDDAGAVTAESRFGAGIAEAVGLAPSEYWKRNFFLGASFMRPDEVPLRHAIGLEKLMWGSDYPHDEGTFPYSREALRNSFARLPHAEITAILGGNAARVYGFDLAALDRIAAAVGPTAAEIDEPLKQPPADATSPTFGADSVIRVW, encoded by the coding sequence ATGACCGGGAAGACGGATGTCGCCGCGGCGAGGTACACGGTCGTCTCCGCCGACGGCCACGCCGGCGCCGATCTGCTGGACTACCGGCCCTACCTGGAGTCGAAGTACCACGAGCAGTTCGACGCGTGGGCCGCGGCGTACGTGAACCCGTACGAGGACCTCCTGCACGGCGACGCCGAGCGCAACTGGGACTCCGCACGCCGCCTGGCCGACCTGGAGCGCGACGGCATCGTCGCCGAGGTGCTGTTCCCCAACACCATCCCGCCCTTCTACCCGAGCATGTCCCTGAGCGCCCAGCAGCCGTCCGCCGAGGAGTACGAACTGCGCTGGGCCGGCCTTCGCGCCCACAACCGCTGGATGGCCGACTTCTGCGCCCAGGCGCCCGGCCGGCGCGCCGGCACCTGCCAGGTCCTGCTGGGGAACATGGACGAGGCGGTCGCCGAGGTCCGCTGGGCCCGGGAGCACGGCCTGTTCGGCGGCGTCCTGCTGCCCGGCACCCCGCCGGGGACGTCCGTCCCGCAGCTGTACTCGGACGTGTACGAACCGTTGTGGGCGGTGTGCGAAGAGCTCGACATGCCGATCAACCACCACGCCGGCTCGGCCTCCCCGGAGATCGGCCAGGAACCGGCGGGCCGCGCGGTCTTCATGATGGAGATCACCTGGTTCGCCCACCGGGCCCTGTGGCACCTGATCTACGGCGGCGCGTTCAAGCGCCACCCCGGCCTGAAGTTCGTGCTCACCGAGCAGGGCTCCGGCTGGGTGCCCGGCGTCCTGGAGATGCTCGACTACTACCACCGCGCGCTGGTCCGCCGGATGTCCTCGGCGATGGACGACGCCGGCGCGGTCACCGCCGAGAGCCGGTTCGGCGCCGGGATCGCCGAGGCGGTGGGCCTGGCGCCGAGCGAGTACTGGAAGCGCAACTTCTTCCTCGGCGCCTCCTTCATGCGGCCCGACGAGGTGCCGCTGCGGCACGCCATCGGCCTGGAGAAGCTGATGTGGGGCAGCGACTACCCGCACGACGAGGGCACCTTCCCGTACTCGCGCGAAGCGCTGCGCAACTCCTTCGCCAGGCTCCCGCACGCGGAGATCACCGCGATCCTCGGCGGCAACGCGGCCCGGGTCTACGGTTTCGACCTCGCCGCGCTCGACCGGATCGCGGCGGCGGTGGGCCCGACCGCCGCCGAGATCGACGAGCCGCTGAAGCAGCCGCCGGCCGACGCCACCTCGCCGACCTTCGGCGCCGACAGCGTGATCCGGGTGTGGTGA
- a CDS encoding amidohydrolase family protein: protein MPEPTEFDNSPYVVVSSDCHAGLPTEEYRTYIESEYHPAFDDFLAEQAARIEAATRLGVRNPEFARSWFEEHEEGLRGGWDSAQRDKELDADGVTAEVIFPDADAVESTTAAPFGVGLTFSGGLDQELALVGARAHNRWLAELCAHSPERRRGVALVPITGDVDAAVAEIRRAKESGLGAVMIPAMWEDKAPYHDRRYDPVWAACEELQMPVSTHSGVAPRDEYGDHLGIYVSEVTWWPARPLWFMIWSGVFERFPGLKFGVTEAGCWWAPNLLWFMDRLYLGAHATAKLTPFEEVKRPPSEYFDRNCFIGATNTKRRELAHRYEIGIDNILWGNDFPHPEGTWPNSRKWLRTAFHDMPVDETRRMLGLAAAEVYGFDVARLQSIAERINLRPSDLGQSGGEAAGWAAAREVGRHWLTGHDFPAIGYGATLGGHRTEGVGPEVS from the coding sequence ATGCCTGAACCGACAGAGTTCGACAACAGCCCGTACGTCGTCGTCTCCTCCGACTGCCATGCGGGGCTGCCGACCGAGGAGTACCGCACCTACATCGAGAGCGAGTACCACCCGGCCTTCGACGATTTCCTGGCCGAGCAGGCCGCCCGCATCGAGGCCGCGACCAGGCTCGGGGTCCGCAACCCCGAGTTCGCGCGCAGCTGGTTCGAGGAGCACGAGGAGGGCCTGCGCGGCGGCTGGGACTCCGCGCAGCGCGACAAGGAGCTCGACGCCGACGGCGTGACCGCCGAGGTGATCTTCCCGGACGCCGACGCCGTGGAGTCCACCACCGCCGCGCCCTTCGGGGTCGGCCTGACCTTCTCCGGCGGCCTGGACCAGGAGCTGGCGCTGGTCGGGGCCCGCGCGCACAACCGCTGGCTGGCCGAGCTGTGCGCGCACTCGCCGGAGCGCCGGCGCGGCGTGGCGCTGGTGCCGATCACCGGCGACGTGGACGCCGCGGTCGCCGAGATCCGCCGGGCCAAGGAGTCGGGCCTGGGCGCGGTGATGATCCCGGCGATGTGGGAGGACAAGGCGCCCTATCACGATCGCCGCTACGACCCGGTCTGGGCGGCGTGCGAGGAACTCCAGATGCCGGTCTCGACCCACTCCGGCGTCGCCCCGCGCGACGAGTACGGCGACCACCTGGGCATCTATGTCTCCGAGGTCACCTGGTGGCCGGCCCGGCCGCTGTGGTTCATGATCTGGTCCGGGGTGTTCGAGCGCTTCCCGGGTCTGAAGTTCGGCGTCACCGAGGCCGGGTGCTGGTGGGCGCCGAACCTGCTGTGGTTCATGGACCGGCTCTACCTCGGGGCCCACGCCACCGCGAAGCTCACGCCGTTCGAGGAGGTGAAGCGGCCGCCGAGCGAGTACTTCGACCGCAACTGCTTCATCGGCGCGACCAACACCAAGCGCCGAGAGCTCGCGCACCGGTACGAGATCGGGATCGACAACATCCTGTGGGGCAACGACTTCCCGCACCCGGAGGGCACCTGGCCGAACAGCCGCAAGTGGCTCAGGACCGCCTTCCACGACATGCCGGTCGACGAGACCCGCCGGATGCTCGGCCTGGCCGCCGCCGAGGTGTACGGGTTCGACGTCGCCAGGCTTCAGTCGATCGCCGAGCGGATCAACCTGCGGCCCTCCGACCTCGGCCAGAGCGGCGGCGAGGCGGCCGGCTGGGCCGCCGCGCGCGAGGTCGGCCGGCACTGGCTGACCGGTCACGACTTCCCGGCCATCGGCTACGGCGCCACGCTCGGCGGCCACCGCACCGAGGGCGTCGGACCGGAGGTGTCGTGA
- a CDS encoding SDR family NAD(P)-dependent oxidoreductase, with the protein MLADLPGKTAVVTGAASGIGLAMARLFASEGMNVVLADVEEPALDKAVAEVNQQAAKGAKAIGVVTDVSLPESVEALADQAFAAFPSVDVLCNNAGVGSGAEGPMWQHERTDWQWAFAVNVWGVFHGIQAFLPRMLAQETPGHVVNTSSPDGGIAPLPTASVYAVTKASIVTMTEALYAQLKQADAKIGASVLFPGPHMVRTGLWESYRNRPERYAKTKPRQNPYPTLEGWEQAMKDAGLEAKMTEPEEVAAHALEGIRTGAFWILPTGGSSDDMIRRRSQSMLERANPGYLEKFILD; encoded by the coding sequence ATGCTGGCTGACCTGCCTGGCAAGACCGCGGTCGTGACCGGGGCGGCCAGCGGCATCGGCCTGGCGATGGCGCGGCTGTTCGCCTCCGAGGGCATGAACGTGGTGCTCGCCGACGTCGAGGAACCCGCGCTGGACAAGGCCGTCGCGGAGGTGAATCAGCAGGCGGCCAAGGGGGCGAAGGCCATCGGCGTGGTCACCGACGTCTCCCTGCCGGAGTCCGTGGAAGCCCTGGCCGACCAGGCTTTCGCCGCCTTCCCGAGCGTCGACGTGCTCTGCAACAACGCCGGTGTCGGCTCCGGCGCCGAGGGCCCGATGTGGCAGCACGAGCGCACCGACTGGCAGTGGGCCTTCGCGGTCAACGTCTGGGGCGTCTTCCACGGCATCCAGGCGTTCCTGCCGCGCATGCTGGCCCAGGAAACCCCGGGCCACGTCGTCAACACCAGCTCCCCGGACGGCGGCATCGCCCCGCTGCCCACGGCCAGCGTCTACGCCGTGACGAAGGCGTCGATCGTCACGATGACCGAGGCGCTGTACGCGCAGCTGAAGCAGGCCGACGCCAAGATCGGCGCGTCCGTGCTCTTCCCGGGTCCGCACATGGTCCGCACCGGACTGTGGGAGAGCTACCGCAACCGCCCCGAGCGCTACGCGAAGACCAAGCCCCGGCAGAACCCTTATCCCACCCTCGAAGGCTGGGAGCAGGCGATGAAGGACGCCGGGCTCGAAGCGAAGATGACCGAGCCCGAAGAGGTCGCGGCGCACGCTCTGGAGGGGATCAGGACCGGCGCTTTCTGGATCCTGCCGACCGGCGGCAGCTCCGACGACATGATCCGGCGGCGCTCGCAGTCGATGCTCGAGCGCGCCAACCCCGGTTACCTCGAGAAGTTCATCCTTGACTGA
- a CDS encoding acetoacetate decarboxylase family protein — protein sequence MPKVRYGPRDLAAVAAARESASKLPDLWSTGVHAVWETDPDALAQVLPPPLKPTAKPYVRATINQVDIFGSPLGAAAISVACAHGDEEGWYSLVMPMTTERSLIGGREVFGEPKKLAEVVVDRDGEQIAGTVTRHGVTFAEIRGRIAGALEPPAPYVKVDWYLKFLPAVDGSGFDADPLLVRCLRTEKTRALNTVEGEVILRESDLDPIADLPVLRLVEITFGEKTSDQRGEVVARLDPTEILPYVHQRYDDPAQVHDSVLVEDAAGVPDAG from the coding sequence ATGCCGAAAGTGCGTTATGGCCCGCGCGACCTCGCAGCCGTCGCCGCCGCCCGCGAATCCGCCTCGAAGCTCCCCGACCTGTGGTCCACCGGCGTGCACGCCGTCTGGGAGACCGACCCCGACGCCCTGGCGCAGGTCCTGCCGCCGCCCCTGAAGCCCACCGCCAAGCCGTACGTGCGCGCCACGATCAACCAGGTCGACATCTTCGGTTCGCCGCTTGGTGCCGCAGCCATCTCCGTGGCCTGCGCGCATGGTGACGAAGAGGGCTGGTACAGCCTGGTCATGCCGATGACCACCGAGCGCTCGCTGATCGGCGGCCGCGAGGTCTTCGGCGAGCCGAAGAAGCTGGCCGAGGTCGTCGTCGACCGGGACGGCGAGCAGATCGCCGGCACCGTCACCCGGCACGGCGTCACCTTCGCCGAGATCCGCGGCCGGATCGCCGGGGCCCTCGAACCGCCCGCGCCCTACGTCAAGGTTGACTGGTACCTGAAGTTCCTGCCGGCGGTGGACGGTTCCGGCTTCGACGCCGATCCGTTGCTGGTGCGGTGCCTGCGGACCGAGAAGACCAGGGCCCTGAACACCGTCGAGGGCGAGGTGATCCTCCGCGAGTCCGACCTCGACCCGATCGCCGACCTCCCGGTGCTGCGGCTGGTGGAGATCACCTTCGGGGAGAAGACCTCCGACCAGCGCGGCGAGGTCGTGGCCCGGCTGGACCCGACCGAGATCCTGCCCTACGTGCACCAGCGCTACGACGACCCGGCGCAGGTCCATGACTCGGTACTCGTCGAAGACGCAGCGGGGGTGCCCGATGCTGGCTGA
- a CDS encoding TetR/AcrR family transcriptional regulator produces MAQHSVDRRETVTRRAVLDAARRLIEQQGVAGLSMRKLAAELGVAVTSIYWHVGNREALLDELVQEMVHGLDTLPARGTAPAARVLSLAMELRRVLREHPHLIGLVNERGLTPAMFLPSQRTLAAEISAAGLRGARAAEAVRALQYHVIGFVLVERHTDRSPEQRPSAEELWQAEPAPDAALAGALATPVDADRLFAVSTEALVRSLLADQ; encoded by the coding sequence GTGGCTCAGCACAGTGTTGATCGGCGTGAAACCGTGACCCGGCGGGCCGTGCTGGATGCCGCGAGGCGCCTGATCGAGCAGCAGGGCGTGGCCGGACTGTCGATGCGCAAACTGGCGGCCGAGCTGGGGGTCGCGGTCACCTCGATCTACTGGCACGTCGGCAACCGCGAGGCGCTGCTCGACGAACTGGTGCAGGAGATGGTGCACGGCCTGGACACGCTCCCGGCCCGCGGCACCGCGCCGGCGGCGCGCGTGCTGTCGCTGGCCATGGAGCTGCGCCGGGTGCTGCGGGAGCACCCGCACCTGATCGGGCTGGTGAACGAACGCGGGCTGACCCCGGCGATGTTCCTGCCCTCCCAGCGCACGCTGGCGGCGGAGATCTCGGCGGCCGGCCTGCGCGGCGCCCGGGCCGCCGAGGCGGTCCGAGCCCTGCAGTACCACGTCATCGGGTTCGTCCTCGTCGAGCGGCACACCGACCGCTCGCCGGAGCAGCGTCCCTCGGCCGAGGAACTGTGGCAGGCCGAACCGGCCCCGGACGCCGCCCTGGCCGGGGCGCTGGCCACCCCGGTGGACGCCGACCGGCTGTTCGCGGTGTCGACCGAGGCGCTGGTGCGCTCGCTGCTGGCGGATCAGTAG
- a CDS encoding cyclopropane-fatty-acyl-phospholipid synthase family protein has protein sequence MTVEEIVGPATHMVFHSPMTEERANRIAADLAATGPATVADYACGWGELMLRILALAPSARGFGVDLSARDLARGRKNAEARGLGDRVEFVEGPVKEHTQPADVVINCGAWQALGKTVTQSLDALRPLVNPGGRLFFGVEHWETVPPPERLAAMWPGATAERYELLPDLVDRAVAAGFRPLRIESSTRSEWDDYESLETMDAEQWLLADPDHPDADAVRDRLDTKRGIWLRGHRDYFGFSMLTLGVPG, from the coding sequence ATGACTGTCGAAGAGATCGTCGGCCCGGCCACCCACATGGTGTTCCATTCACCGATGACCGAGGAGCGCGCGAACCGGATCGCCGCGGACCTGGCGGCGACGGGGCCGGCCACGGTCGCCGACTATGCCTGCGGCTGGGGCGAGCTGATGCTGCGGATTCTGGCGCTGGCGCCGTCCGCGCGGGGATTCGGCGTGGACCTGTCGGCCCGGGACCTCGCGCGGGGACGGAAGAACGCCGAGGCACGCGGACTAGGCGATCGCGTGGAGTTCGTCGAGGGCCCGGTGAAGGAGCACACGCAGCCTGCGGACGTGGTGATCAACTGCGGAGCGTGGCAGGCACTCGGCAAGACGGTGACACAGTCACTGGACGCGTTGCGCCCGTTGGTCAATCCCGGCGGCCGGCTGTTCTTCGGGGTCGAGCACTGGGAGACGGTCCCGCCGCCGGAGCGGCTGGCCGCGATGTGGCCCGGGGCCACCGCCGAGCGCTACGAACTGCTGCCGGACCTCGTCGATCGCGCCGTCGCCGCCGGGTTCCGCCCGCTGCGCATCGAGTCCTCGACCCGCTCGGAATGGGACGACTACGAATCGTTGGAGACCATGGATGCCGAGCAGTGGCTGCTGGCCGATCCGGACCATCCGGACGCCGACGCGGTGCGTGACCGACTCGACACCAAGCGGGGCATCTGGCTGCGCGGACACCGCGACTACTTCGGATTCTCCATGCTCACCCTGGGTGTTCCCGGATAG
- a CDS encoding GNAT family N-acetyltransferase — translation MPSPLDDYPRGPRLSLREFRPDDLLPWQRIAGDPRVAAHTPWPALATPDTAGAWLAETARIAQLQPRRSFYLAVEQYGDLIGSATLDILSFPHRQGEIGVYLRPDRWAEGLGTEASRLLLELAFSRLELHRVQTTVDPRNTAGMRVAEHVKMRPEGVLLDRFLVGGQWQDRAMYAITMPEWRGGGRGGAHAAAAPATAEAASAPETADAFDAFAKPAGTTPTVTVSFEGGPEEPALGVPIPSPAGEPQAGTEQATREPLVGETLDDGPAFTDEPDPDKVGEPQVLTAQIVMEQIEVVHILPREP, via the coding sequence GTGCCTTCTCCGCTCGACGACTACCCGAGGGGCCCTCGCCTGTCCCTGCGCGAGTTCCGCCCCGACGACCTCCTGCCCTGGCAGCGCATCGCCGGCGATCCCCGCGTGGCCGCGCACACCCCGTGGCCGGCCCTGGCCACGCCGGACACCGCCGGCGCGTGGCTGGCCGAGACCGCGCGCATCGCGCAGCTCCAGCCCCGGCGCAGCTTCTACCTGGCGGTCGAGCAGTACGGGGACCTGATCGGCTCGGCGACGCTGGACATCCTGAGCTTCCCGCACCGGCAGGGCGAGATCGGCGTGTACCTGCGCCCCGACCGCTGGGCCGAGGGCCTGGGCACCGAGGCTTCCCGGCTCCTGCTGGAGCTGGCGTTCTCCCGCCTGGAACTGCACCGCGTGCAGACCACCGTCGACCCGCGCAACACCGCCGGCATGCGGGTCGCCGAGCACGTGAAGATGCGCCCCGAAGGCGTGCTCCTGGACCGCTTCCTGGTCGGCGGCCAGTGGCAGGACCGGGCGATGTACGCGATCACCATGCCGGAATGGCGCGGCGGCGGCCGCGGCGGCGCGCACGCGGCGGCGGCGCCGGCGACCGCGGAGGCTGCCTCGGCTCCCGAGACCGCCGATGCCTTCGACGCTTTCGCCAAGCCCGCCGGCACGACACCGACGGTGACAGTCTCGTTCGAGGGCGGACCCGAGGAACCGGCGCTCGGCGTGCCGATCCCGTCCCCGGCCGGGGAGCCGCAGGCCGGCACCGAGCAGGCCACCCGCGAACCGCTGGTCGGCGAGACACTCGACGACGGCCCGGCTTTCACCGACGAGCCGGACCCGGACAAGGTCGGCGAGCCGCAGGTGCTGACGGCGCAGATCGTGATGGAGCAGATCGAGGTCGTGCACATACTGCCGCGCGAGCCGTAG
- a CDS encoding PadR family transcriptional regulator: MSLRHGLLGLLAEGPASGYDLARRFSEALGSVWPAQHPQIYSELARLESAGLIEVESTGPRRRKAYRITDEGLAEVRRWLAAAEVDHTFRMETLFRAYFFWLMEPEDLKAHLASEQAFFAQTAEALRGYAATKDRGDWGTSTQTRAMRIALEAGIRINEALAGWAQWAHDTDIMTAEDFGTAKPDTEAVAEADAEAAAAEAEADGS, encoded by the coding sequence ATGTCGCTGCGCCACGGCCTGCTCGGCCTGCTCGCCGAAGGCCCGGCCAGCGGCTACGACCTCGCTCGCCGCTTCTCCGAAGCCCTCGGCTCGGTCTGGCCGGCCCAGCACCCGCAGATCTACTCGGAACTGGCCCGCCTGGAATCGGCCGGCCTTATCGAGGTCGAGAGCACCGGCCCGCGCCGCCGCAAGGCGTACCGCATCACCGACGAGGGTCTGGCCGAGGTCCGCCGCTGGCTGGCGGCGGCGGAGGTGGACCACACCTTCCGCATGGAGACGCTGTTCCGCGCGTACTTCTTCTGGCTGATGGAGCCCGAGGATCTCAAAGCCCACCTGGCGTCCGAGCAGGCGTTCTTCGCCCAGACGGCGGAGGCGCTCCGCGGCTACGCGGCCACCAAGGACCGCGGCGACTGGGGCACGAGCACGCAGACACGCGCGATGCGGATAGCGCTGGAGGCCGGGATCCGCATCAACGAGGCGCTGGCGGGCTGGGCGCAGTGGGCCCACGACACCGACATCATGACGGCCGAGGACTTCGGCACGGCGAAGCCCGACACGGAAGCCGTCGCGGAAGCCGATGCGGAAGCTGCCGCGGCCGAGGCCGAGGCCGACGGCAGCTGA
- a CDS encoding SDR family NAD(P)-dependent oxidoreductase, whose translation MQDEQIRAVLVTGAGGGVGRATTQALTERGFRVYAAVHEPGGEPPQHPDVRTLRLDVTDPASVADAVAQVRNDDCTALHGIVNNAGIIVQGPLELVSAPDLRRQFDVNVFGAVAVTQAFLPLLRAGHGRLVNITAATARVAGPFFGPISASKAALQSLSDAQRLELAHWGLPVVVIEPGLIDTGIFTKAAATTAKAKATLSPAQRALYETQVGAVDAALAKSKPAPPAIVADAVVKALTARRPKPRYTVGPDTRLLGLLARLPLRTRDRLLAGVMGLNKIPAAR comes from the coding sequence ATGCAGGACGAGCAGATACGCGCGGTCTTGGTGACCGGAGCCGGCGGCGGAGTGGGCCGCGCGACCACGCAGGCGCTGACCGAGCGCGGATTCCGGGTCTACGCCGCGGTGCACGAACCCGGCGGGGAGCCCCCGCAACACCCTGATGTCCGAACCCTGCGCCTGGACGTGACCGACCCCGCGAGCGTCGCCGACGCCGTCGCCCAGGTCCGGAACGACGACTGCACCGCGCTGCACGGCATCGTCAACAACGCCGGCATCATCGTCCAGGGCCCGCTGGAGCTGGTGAGCGCGCCCGACCTGCGCCGCCAGTTCGACGTCAACGTCTTCGGCGCGGTCGCCGTCACCCAGGCGTTCCTGCCGCTGCTGCGCGCCGGCCACGGCCGCCTGGTGAACATCACGGCCGCCACCGCCCGCGTCGCAGGCCCCTTCTTCGGCCCGATCTCGGCCAGCAAGGCGGCGCTGCAATCGCTGTCCGACGCCCAGCGCCTGGAGCTGGCGCACTGGGGCCTGCCGGTGGTGGTGATCGAGCCGGGGCTCATCGACACTGGGATCTTCACCAAGGCCGCGGCCACCACCGCGAAGGCGAAGGCCACCTTGAGCCCGGCCCAGCGAGCGCTCTACGAGACGCAGGTCGGCGCGGTCGACGCCGCCCTGGCCAAGTCCAAGCCCGCGCCGCCGGCGATCGTGGCCGACGCCGTGGTCAAGGCCCTGACCGCGCGCAGGCCCAAGCCCCGCTACACCGTCGGCCCCGACACCCGCCTGCTCGGCCTGTTGGCCCGGTTGCCCCTGCGCACCCGCGACCGGCTGCTCGCGGGCGTCATGGGCCTGAACAAGATCCCCGCGGCGCGATGA
- a CDS encoding SDR family NAD(P)-dependent oxidoreductase — protein MSGAREAGEDGKTSETVPRTIVVIGATSGIGRACALRLADAGHRLILVGRDRRRGAELAKQTGAVFVGGDVSTRAGIEAVAAGVQAETDSIDTLVNNAGVMIPRRTLTDEGLELNFAVHHLAPFTTTSLLMPLLARGAGRVVNTNSEGHRAPLFGGGDVRLDFDDLQSAHGYSPYLAYSRSKLANLLFTAEFHRRQPAFQTVAVHPGMVRTRLVRSMHSPGFWLLSTATRWMLASPARGGRPLADLATAPAIHNGGYYNGSRPSTPSPHAASRADAEQLWQVTEKLRGPFVAA, from the coding sequence ATGAGCGGAGCCCGGGAGGCCGGCGAGGACGGCAAGACCAGCGAGACCGTCCCGCGCACGATCGTGGTCATCGGCGCCACCTCGGGCATCGGCCGGGCCTGCGCACTCCGACTCGCCGACGCGGGTCACCGACTGATCCTGGTGGGCCGGGACCGTCGGCGCGGTGCGGAACTGGCGAAGCAGACCGGCGCGGTCTTCGTCGGCGGAGATGTCTCCACCCGTGCCGGCATCGAGGCGGTCGCCGCGGGCGTCCAAGCCGAGACCGACAGCATCGACACCCTGGTCAACAACGCCGGTGTCATGATCCCCCGCCGGACGCTGACCGACGAGGGCCTGGAGCTGAACTTCGCCGTCCACCACCTGGCGCCGTTCACCACGACCAGTCTGCTGATGCCGCTGCTCGCGCGCGGTGCCGGACGTGTCGTCAACACCAACTCCGAAGGACACCGCGCACCGCTGTTCGGAGGAGGCGACGTCCGACTCGACTTCGACGACCTGCAATCAGCGCACGGTTACAGCCCCTACCTGGCCTACAGCCGTTCCAAGCTCGCGAATCTCCTGTTCACCGCCGAGTTCCACCGCCGCCAGCCCGCCTTCCAGACCGTCGCGGTGCACCCGGGCATGGTCCGCACCAGGCTCGTGCGCTCCATGCACAGTCCGGGGTTCTGGCTGCTCAGCACGGCGACACGCTGGATGCTCGCGTCGCCGGCCCGGGGCGGCCGGCCGCTCGCCGACCTGGCGACGGCCCCGGCGATCCACAACGGCGGGTACTACAACGGCAGCCGCCCCTCCACTCCTTCACCGCACGCGGCAAGCCGCGCCGACGCCGAGCAGCTCTGGCAGGTGACTGAGAAGCTGCGCGGCCCGTTCGTCGCGGCGTAG
- a CDS encoding PLP-dependent aminotransferase family protein yields MAEILVTVDRSAGRLVEQLVVGLRDGIRAGRVAGGTVLPPSRQLAAELRVSRGLVVEAYQQLVAEGYLLSRTGAGTWVASGHAVGEQAAAAPDPAEAEPEFDLTPGRPDLGAFPRTAWVTAQRRVLSDLPNTELGYGDPGGVPRFREEVAAYLRRVRAAEATPERVVAINGSAQGLALGLRALHELGHRVLAVEDPSADRPRHLLEASGMTLVGVPVDEAGLVVAELRRTAATVVFAGPAHQYPTGVVLAPNRRAELIAWARAADGLVIEDDYDAEFRYDRDPVGCLQGMAPDRVLYLGTTSKSLAPALRLGWAVAPPRLAERMREIRLNSDLGGSVLDHLAMAHLIGTGAYDRHLRTVRRRYRTRRDALVTALAAELPHWKMRGVAAGLHVLADLPPGSDEDAVTVAAAAHGVRVQPLAPMRFAPGPPGLVLGYAGLPPSRLEEAARRLGLAAREA; encoded by the coding sequence ATGGCCGAGATCCTGGTGACCGTGGACCGCTCGGCTGGCCGCCTGGTCGAGCAGCTGGTCGTCGGGCTGCGCGACGGCATCCGCGCCGGGCGGGTGGCCGGCGGGACCGTGCTGCCGCCGAGCCGGCAGCTGGCGGCCGAGCTGCGGGTGTCGCGGGGGCTGGTGGTCGAGGCGTATCAGCAGCTGGTCGCGGAGGGGTACCTGCTCAGCCGGACCGGCGCCGGGACCTGGGTGGCCAGCGGGCACGCGGTGGGGGAGCAGGCCGCGGCCGCGCCGGACCCGGCCGAGGCGGAGCCGGAGTTCGACCTGACGCCGGGGCGGCCGGACCTGGGCGCGTTCCCGCGCACGGCGTGGGTGACCGCGCAGCGCCGGGTGCTCAGCGACCTGCCCAACACCGAACTGGGGTACGGCGACCCCGGCGGCGTGCCGCGCTTCCGCGAGGAGGTCGCGGCCTACCTGCGGCGGGTGCGCGCCGCCGAAGCCACGCCCGAGCGCGTGGTCGCCATCAACGGCTCGGCCCAGGGCCTGGCCCTCGGCCTGCGGGCGCTGCACGAACTCGGACACCGGGTGCTGGCCGTCGAGGACCCCTCGGCGGACCGGCCGCGCCACCTGCTGGAGGCCTCGGGGATGACGCTGGTCGGCGTGCCGGTGGACGAGGCCGGCCTGGTGGTGGCCGAGCTGCGGCGGACGGCGGCGACCGTCGTCTTCGCCGGCCCGGCCCACCAGTACCCGACCGGCGTGGTCCTGGCCCCGAACCGCCGCGCCGAGCTGATCGCCTGGGCCCGCGCCGCCGACGGCCTGGTCATCGAGGACGACTACGACGCCGAGTTCCGCTACGACCGCGACCCCGTCGGCTGTCTGCAGGGCATGGCCCCGGACCGGGTGCTGTACCTGGGCACCACGAGCAAGTCCCTGGCCCCGGCCCTGCGCCTCGGCTGGGCCGTCGCCCCGCCGCGCCTGGCCGAGCGGATGCGCGAGATCCGGCTGAACAGCGACCTCGGCGGCTCGGTCCTGGACCACCTCGCCATGGCCCACCTGATCGGCACCGGCGCCTACGACCGCCACCTGCGCACCGTCCGCCGCCGCTACCGCACCCGCCGCGACGCGCTGGTGACGGCCCTGGCCGCGGAGCTGCCGCACTGGAAGATGCGCGGCGTGGCGGCGGGGCTGCACGTGCTGGCGGACCTGCCGCCGGGCAGCGACGAGGACGCGGTGACCGTGGCGGCCGCCGCGCACGGGGTCCGGGTGCAGCCGCTCGCGCCGATGCGGTTCGCGCCGGGGCCGCCGGGGCTGGTTCTCGGCTACGCGGGGCTGCCGCCGAGCCGCCTGGAAGAGGCGGCCCGGCGGTTGGGGCTGGCGGCGCGGGAGGCGTAG